CGCCCGACCATCTGCTGGCCCACCCGACTGCGGCCGCTGTGTCCGCCGCTCACGCGCTCGATCCGTGAGTGCTTCCCGTTCACGAAGGTACCGACGATCTGCTACGGACCCCCGGTCACCCGTGACCCGGTGAACTGCTGGCCGGTCACCCGCGATCCGCGGGGCTGCTGGCCGGTCACTCGCGACCCGTTCGGGTGCGGCGGTCCGGTGACCCGTGACCCCATCGGGTGCGGACCCGTGACCCGTGGCGTCTGCCAGCCCGGGGACCTGGACCCGGGTGACCTGGATCCCGGTGACTTTGGTCCCGGTCAGGGTCCCGGCGGATTCGGTCCGGGAGGCTTCGGCGACGGCGACTACGCCGGCGGACCACCACCCGGAGGCGACGGGTACTGGGCGGGCTACATGGCCGCCCTGGAGGACGTCTCCGACATCTACGACGAGGAGGAGGACGCGTGATCTCCGCTCCGGATCTGCTGGCCGACGCGGTCAGGGAGGGCGTCGTCGAGGCCGCCGAGGTGGCCTCGGGTGCCGTGACGCTCGAACCGGCGACCCGGAGCAACATCGTCCACCGGCTGGCACGAGGGAACCAGTCGGTGGCTTTCGTCAAACAGCGGGGGGCGGCCTCGTGGCTGGACGGGGATGACCCGGTCAGCCACGAGGCTCGTGTCCTGGGGGCGCTGTTGAACGATGACGACTTGGGTCGGGCGCCAAGCAGCACAGCGCCCGACCGCCCAATCATGGCGCCCCGTCTGATCGCGCTCACGGCGGGGCGGGCGCTGTGGACCGAGGCGGTGCCCGGAACCTTGCTGCATCAGGTTCCGGGCGCTGGCGCTCTCGGCATCGCCCACGCCTTCGGCCGCGCCCTCCGCGCGCTGCACCAGACCCCGGTGGACAGCAACACGCCGGCGGCCCCGCGACCCTGGGTCCTGGACGGCCGGGTGACCCGACCGTCCATGGTGGGTGGGCTTCACCACACCAACGGCGCTGCTGTCGCCGCAGTCCTCGGTGCCCCGAGGGTGGCTGAGGTGTTGGACCGGCTTGCCGACCGCTGGCGTGACGCCCGCACGACCTGGACCCACGGTGACCTGAGCCCAGCCAACGTGCTGGTTGATCGCGGTGACGATGGCCGCTACAGCGTCCGCTTCATCGACTTCGAGGATGCCGGCGCCGGAGATCCCGCCTGGGATGTCGCGAGCGCACTGGACAGCTTGACCGTCATGGCACATACGTGGCGTCCCGACACGTCGACGTCCTCGTTCTCCCGTCCGACGAAGTGCTCGCTGATGGCGGCGTTCGCCGACGGCTACGGTGCGCTCCGCCCCGATCCGGACTGGCGGCGCGCGCGACTGCTCACCCGAGCATGGCAGACGGCTGCGATGGCCGACCGTCACCCGACGGTCGGTGGGCCCGGATCGGTGCACTCCGCCCCGACATGGCCCTCCGCAGGGCCGGCCTCCACCAGGCCAGTGGCCGCCGATACACCGACGCGCCCGGCGCCCGAAGCCGCGCCCACCTGGCCCCCGGGCACGCCGACGTGCGGTTGCGATGCTGCCGCGACCTCGCTCGACCCCACCGTGCTGGCTCTGATCGACGACGTGGTCGCTGCCAGCCCGGGTCGTCGATCAGTGACCCGCCCCGTGGAGGTCGCAGCATGATCGGCGCGTGGACACCCGGGGATCTGGTGCACATCAGCCGCGCCGTCGACCTGCTCACCCGGGACGCCTGGCAGACCAGTGACGTCCAGAGCCTGACGGAGATGCTCTACAGCCGGTGGTACGCGGCAGGCAGTGGTCTCTCAACCGAGTCTGCGATTCGGCCCGGTCTCCTGACGGCCGCCCATGCCGGCGCCGACCAGTGGGAAGATGCCGACGTCCTCCGCATCGGACTTGCCGGCGCGATCGTCGTTCGCACGACCGAGGGGCACGTGCGAGCCATTCCGCGAGGCGATTACGCCAGCGTGT
The sequence above is a segment of the Euzebya tangerina genome. Coding sequences within it:
- a CDS encoding phosphotransferase family protein; this translates as MISAPDLLADAVREGVVEAAEVASGAVTLEPATRSNIVHRLARGNQSVAFVKQRGAASWLDGDDPVSHEARVLGALLNDDDLGRAPSSTAPDRPIMAPRLIALTAGRALWTEAVPGTLLHQVPGAGALGIAHAFGRALRALHQTPVDSNTPAAPRPWVLDGRVTRPSMVGGLHHTNGAAVAAVLGAPRVAEVLDRLADRWRDARTTWTHGDLSPANVLVDRGDDGRYSVRFIDFEDAGAGDPAWDVASALDSLTVMAHTWRPDTSTSSFSRPTKCSLMAAFADGYGALRPDPDWRRARLLTRAWQTAAMADRHPTVGGPGSVHSAPTWPSAGPASTRPVAADTPTRPAPEAAPTWPPGTPTCGCDAAATSLDPTVLALIDDVVAASPGRRSVTRPVEVAA